The Buteo buteo chromosome 5, bButBut1.hap1.1, whole genome shotgun sequence DNA segment AGCAGCCCTGGGGTTGGCAGAGGTGACGGGGAGGTGACAACCTgcctgtcccccatccccaggtcGCCAAGTACGTGTGGCACCGGCGGGACCTGCTGGCGCTCAACCTCAGCCGTGTTGACTTCCTCCTGGGTGAGTCCCAGCACCCCAAGGTGCCCCTCAACTGCGTGCTTTGGGGGTCCTCTAGCCAgtcctggggtgctggggcagctggAGTGGCCAGTTACCCCCCTGAGGATGCTGGTACCCCAAAAGGATGCTGGTACGCCGCTGGGGATGCTGGTACCCCCTCTCAAAGGATGCTGCTACCCACCCTGGGGATGCTGGTACCCATCCTCAAGGAATGCTGTTACACCCCAAGGATGCTGGTACCCTGCCCTGGGGATGCACCTTATTTTTCAGGCCATGGTACAattccccagcccagctggccTGCAGGATTCGGCCGGGCCAGAGGAAGGAAGGGCTGGGAGTATCCCCTGGCTGCTATCTTATCACCTTGGATCcggtggggggggtgtgaaATGCTTGAGCCAGCACAAGAAGCGGGTGGCAGTGCTGGATTTgcccctccccccttttttttggtggggaaaGGATGTCCCCAACAGTGTTACTGTCCCCAGGCCTCTTCGAGCCGGGTGACATGGTGTATGAGCTGGACAGGAATAATGAGACGGATCCGTCCCTCACCGAGATGGTGGCTGTGGCCATCAGGATGCTCCAGAAAAATCCCCGGGGGTTTTTCCTCCTGGTTGAAGGTGGGAGGGGTATGGGGGTGCAAAGAGGGGGTAGTGGAGGTGATGGGGATGCAGAGGGGGATGCCAAAAGGGGGGGGGATAAAGGGGGAGACAGGATGAAGGGGGCAAGGGGGGATGCAAAAAGGGGGGGATAAAGGGGATGATGGGGGATGCCAAAAGGTGGGGGATAAAGGGGGCAATGGCAGCTGCAAAGGAGGGGGATAAAGGGGTGATGGGGGATGcaaagcagggaagaggagggcaaTGGGGGATGTCAAGGAGGGGGATGGAAGACGATGGGGGCCACGGAGCGGGATGCCGAGCGGTGCCGGGGACCGCAGGGGGCCGCATCGACCACGGGCACCACGAAGGGAAGGCGAAGCAGGCGCTGCACGAGGCAGTGGAGCTGGACCGCGCCATCGGGCTGGCTGCCCGCCTCACCTCGCCCCAGGACACCCTCAGCGTCGTCACCGCCGACCACTCGCACGTCTTCACCTTCGGCGGTTACACCCCCCGCGGGAACCCCATTTTCGGTGAGTCCCTGCCATGGCCACGCAGTGGGACGGAGGGGACAAAACCTCGGGGACGTCCCTGTCCTGCTGACGGTGCCACCGCCGCCAGGTCTGGCCCCGATGCAGAGCGACGTGGACCGCAAACCCTTCACCTCCATCCTCTACGGCAATGGCCCCGGCTATAAAATTGTGGCGGGTGAGCGAGAAAATGTCTCCGCCGTGGATTTTGGTGAGTGTCTTCTGGGGCAACCCCCCCCCAGTTGTTACAGCCTAGCTAAAATTAgcgctttttaaaaattattcttctttttgacttttttcttttgccccaGCGCACGCCAACTACCAGGCACAATCGGCAGTGCCGCTGCGCCAGGAGACCCACGGCGGTGAGGACGTGGCCGTTTTCGCCCGCGGCCCCATGGCTCATCTCCTCCACGGGGTCCACGAACAAAACTACATCCCCCACGCCATGGCTTACGCCGCCTGCATCGGCTCCAACAGAGCCCATTGCAACGCCGCCAGCCGCCCCGCCACCACcatcctcctgcccttcctcgctctcctcttcctcctctgctaaAGCGCCTTTTGCAAACCACGGAgggggatttatttttaattcctcccttttttttttttttttctttttttttgtggataGCAGCACccagaaagaggagagaaaaagaaagactcAGTGGAGCAAAAGCAGCCGCCAGCGGTTTCGTGCTGGGAGCTGCCTCTGTAAATACACGGTTCCTTCCCCTATAATTAGCATCGTTGCCTGCCCTATCCCGAACCCACTGTGGGATTTGGGATGAGAGCTGGAGCCGCGGTGGATAAAACCCCCTCTTTGAGCGAGACGTGATGGGGCTGGGTCCCAAAATGCCTCCTGGTCCCTTGGCTGAGGACTGACCCTGGTGCCCAACTCATCACATGTGTGGGTACCCAGAAACCACAAGACACAAGAagatggggggagaaaaaaagaaaaattaactcaCCGGGTTAATTTGTCCCcaaaacttcttttcttttttttttttgcctcctgggtgatttattttgctttaaaagcctTTGGTTTAAGATCATTTGCTGCTCAGAGAGGgatttggggtggttttgggaCTGGGTaacacagggagaagggagtgaAGGGGGATTTAAGGCGTGGCACCAGCTGGGGCATGCCCTCTTCATTAGGGCTGGCTAATTAGAGAGGGTAATTAGGGAGTGGGGTAATTAGGGGAGGGGGCTTTGGCAGCTTGCAAGCTGCTGGAGGGGGGTATTGAGGCCTGGGGTAGCACCAGAGAGGGGCCTTGGGTGCGCAAATATCCCTGTGCGTGTGCAAATGTCACCGTGCCCGTGCAAATGCTGCCTGAGCTGCGCAAAAGGTGCCTTGCACGTGCCAGTGCCGCCTTGCCTGCGCAAAAGTCGCTGCGCACGTGTGAAACGCCGCCGTGCGCGTGCAAAAGTCACCATGCGCGTGCAAACGTTGCCCTGCCTCTGCAAATACCACTTTGCTCATGCACGAGCAGCCCCTTGCGCACCCCGGctgcaacaccccccccccccaaacacccccaaaacacccccctgcacccctccaATCACCCCCCcgccttttatttatttaccagCATTCTAAATAAATCTCTGCTCCGGTTTTTTATTAACCGGCAAACTTTGGAGCGGGCGAAGGCAGTGACCCGAGCGGCACCAgatttcggggggggggggccctgtgACACCCCCACTTTGCTCGGCGCCCTTTGCACCGGCATTGCCGGCGTCGCCGGCATCCCCAACCGCGAGCCAACCCCTGGCACTGGGGCTTCCCAGAAACCAGGCGGTACCAAGCTATGTTTAACCGGTCCCGGGGTGCTTCGTGGTTTTTGGgggttcgggggggggggggaacgaccATTTTTTCTTGGCCGGGGATTTGGCGCGAAGCCGGTGGCCACCGGGGCTGCCGGCCAAATGCCGCTCCCGACGCCTGGTTGGCTGCCAGAGCTGAAAATAAGGGGgtggtggttggggtttttttttgggggggggacaccctgCCACGTTTTGGGTTACCCGCAGCACCCCAAAAATAGGGAAAATCAAATCAAGGCTTTGCTCAGCCTGACTGCCACGATAGCTCCAGAATTTGGGTAAATGACTCCCTAAAATGGGTGAATTCGGGGTGGTTTTAAAACTATGTGGAGCATCAGCCCCTGCTGACGCTTGGGGATTTGGGGATTCCCCCTCCCCTAGATGTCAGGACCCCCCTCCAGCATTTCCCAGCCATAGCGATAAATAAACCTTTATTTTGTACAGGACTTACGGGACACACAAACACGATTTGGGGGGAGggttgtttgaaaaaaataattccccccccccccccccccagttccaGCATCTGACCCATTCCggagctttttttcccttaaaataaaagggggggggggcagggggacccCCACTTTGGATTTGCCCTGGATTTGagccccccttttttttagGGAGGGGGTGATGCTCGGGTTGGACCCGCTTTTCATTTTGGGGGagcccccacccccaccccatgTGGCATTGGGGTCACGGTGGACTGGTGGGGGGCCCTTCGTGGTCCATCACACCCCCCAAGGGGTATTTGGGGTGATGGAGAttgtctggggggggggaaacacccccattttggggggggatccccccaaatcctgcaCTGGGGATGATGGCTTCGGCTCCTGGCACGGGGGTGGAACACGGGGGGGGGTGAAGCGGtgccaccccaccccccccgccgcctccagggatgggggggattGTAACTATGAACCCTGTGTGGAGGGACATCAGTGGGTGCACCCCAATATGGGTGCCCCCAATATGGGCgcactgggggaggggggggggcacagcctcACCGGATTCTGGGGGGGCCGCTCCAGCTGGATTTTGAtctcggggcagggggggtcaGGGGGACGGTGGcctgggggaaaaggggggggggcatgaGCACCAGTGgggggctcccccagccccgcagcggCCTGACGCCCCAGTGATGGGCTACCTGGGGGGATACCGGGGGGGTCATCCGGCCAGGGGGTGTCGGTGAAGGCGTCGCGGTGGGTCCCCGAGGGCGAGCGGCTCTCCTAAGGGTGCGAGGGGGTGTGTCAaaggggtgctgcccccccccccgccccccagcaccctacatccccctcccagcaccccagtACCCTGCCCGGCTCGCTGGGCTCCTCGGTGGCGCTGCCGAAGCTGCTGGCGCTGGAGGAGGAGCGGGAGAAATCCGGCGGCTCCGGCTTCTCGGCCCTGCCGAGTGACGGTTCCCAATGCCGGGGACAGGCTGGCACCACGCCATGTGGCTGCCGCCGCCATGGCCCGCCGCGACGCCACGCTGTCCCTGTGCCACCCCGTCCCCACACCATCCTGTCCCTGTGCCACCCCATCCCCGTGCCAACCCACCCCCATGCCATCTCGTCCctgggatgtcccatccctgtgCCACACCATCCCTGGGATGTCCTGTCCCCAGCACCATCCCATCCCTGTGATATCCCATTCTCGTGCCACCCCGTCCCCGTGCCAacccatccccatgtcccttGTCACCGTACCAACCTGTCCCCGTGCCACCCACCCCTGTGCCACCCCACCTCCATGCCACCCGAACCCCAAGCTACCCCCGTCCCATGCCACCCTGTGCCCAGGCCACCCAAGTgccaccccaccccactgcaGCCCCCTGCTACCTTGTCCCTGTGACATACAGTCCCTGTGCCACTAGGTTCCTGGGTGACCCTGTCCCCGTGACACCCCATCCCTGTGCCGTCTTGTCACCCTGTGCCAACCATCCTGGTGCCACCTTGTCCCGGTGTCATCCCATCCCAGTGTCACCCCGTCCCATCGCATCCCTGTGCCACTCTGTCCATGTGCCACCCCGTCCCAGTGTCACcctgtcccagtgccacccCATTCACATGCTGCCCCATCCCAGTGCCCTCCAGTCCCTGTGTCACCCCAATGCCACCCTGTCCCCATATCACCCCATCCCAGCGCCACCCCATCCCGGTGCCAGCCTGGCCCATTGCATCCCTGTGCTACCCTGTGCCGGTGCCACCCCGTGCCAGTGCCATCCTGTCTTTGCGCTGCCCCATCCCAGTGCCCTCCAGTTCCCGTGTCACCCTGAGGCCACCCTGTCCCCATGTCACCCCATCCTGGTACCACTCCATCCTGGTGCCACCCCAGCCTGGTGCTACCCGGTTCCCTCGCCACCCCATCCCAGTGCCCTCCAGTCCCCATGTCACCCTGTCCCAGTGCCCTCCTGTCCCCCACGTCACACCATCCCGGTGCTACCCCACGCTGGTGCCACCCCGTGCCAGTGCCACCGTGTCCCGGTGCCACCCCGTCCTCGCGCTGCCGCATCCCCCCGTGTCACCCCGTCCCGGTGCCCCCCCCATCCCGGTGCGGGACCTGTCGGGGTGCCGGCGGCTCTCGGGGGAGCTGTGTGCGGAGCAGGCGCCCtcaggggcggcgggggcggcggcggggccgtccctgggggggggaggcggcgggcagTGAGGTGACACCGGGAGGGGACACCGGACGGTGCCAGCCCGGTGTCCCGGTACCGGAGCTCACCTGCCGGCCGGCGCCTCCTGGATGCTCTCGATACCGATGGCGCTGGAGCGGCGGGAGGCGAGCGGACCGGGCCGCCGCCGCGACGGGCTCTTCCCGGGCACCAGCAGCGCCTGCGGGTCGCCGTTAACCgggaaccggggggggggggggggagaacaccggggggggacacacgggggGGGGCTGTGTCCGTGCCGGGGGTACCCACCTCTTCCACAGAGCCCAGCCCGATGGCGCTGCCGCGGCGTCCCCGCCGGCTCCCGGGCACCAGCAGCGACTGGGGGCGGCACCGCGTCACCGGCCccgggggggcaccgggggcaccgggaggggcggggccgcgccggtGAACGGGGCtgcgggagggggcggggccgacGAGGGGGTGGGAGGGGCTTACGCGAaggggcgggcggtgggcctGAAGAGGCGGGGCTTAAGGGTTGGGCGGGGCGTGCGCCTGTCGGCGGGGCTACTttggggcgggggcggggaaACGGGGCGGGGCTGGCGAGCGCGGGGCGGCCCTGTCCCCTGGAGGGGGCGCGGCCTCGCGGAGGTGGGCGTGTCCTCAGCCAGGCGCCGGCAGGCAAGCTGCCCGGGCGGTGGGCGTGGCCAGCGCGGTGTGGGCGTGTCCCGGGGGCGGGGCACTCACGCCGGGAGCGCCGGCGGCGGcgttggcggggggggggcgttgagggggtcccgggggggggtcccggcctCCAGGGAGGGGCTGcaaccccccccgccccccgtcAGCACCGCCCGGTAACCGCCGGGCGCCCCCGTCCCGCAGTTTTGGCGGGGGAGGACGACGGACGAcgccccaccccccccccgccccgccgtaCCCCACCTTGAAGGACTCGAAGAATCCCGGTGCGGCGGCGCCGTTGTCGGGACGTTCGTCGTCGGGGCCGAGCCCCAGCATGGCCTGGCTGCGGGCCTGCAGCTCTTCGTGCAGCGTCTCCAGCAGCGCCGCCCGCGTCCGCTCCTGCGCACCCACCGCGCTGCCGGGGACCCGCTgccacccccccgcccgcccccacGGCACCCACGGCACACGCTGTGTACGGCACCCCCGAGCACGGCACCCACAGCAGGCGCTGTGCTCGCCGTACGgggcacccccccccaccacccacccagcacccacagcgGGCGCCGCAGCCGCCGTACGGGGCACCCACGCAGGCTCCCCACCCAGCACTCGGCGTGCACGGCACCCACAGACACGCCACCGCTGCAGGCACGGCCCCGCCCCAcgcccagcagcccccagtgTACCTGGCACCCACACACGGAGCACCCGGCATACACGGCACCCACCCGCACAGCCCCCCCGCATCGTCCACGGCACCCACAGGCACAGCCCCACCGTACGCACGGCACCCGTGGCGTGCACGGCACCCACAGAACTGCTGCAGGCGCAGCACCCACGGCATGCACGGCACCCACTTGGAGGCACGGCACCCACTGCAGACATAGGCCCCGCAGCAGgcacagcacccacagcacGCACGGCACCCATGGCATGCACCACCCCACGTCCACAGCACCCACGGCGCGCACAGCCCTGTTGCAGATGCGGCGCCGTGCTCAGCACCCACGTTTGCACCCACCTCCAGCTTGGCGAACTTCTCGGCCTTGTAGCAGGCGTACTCGGCGTTGATGAGCTTCGTCAGCAGGAACTCCTGGAATTCGGGGCCCTGTGGGGGCGAGGGGCAACCCTGGGTGGGtgccaccctggggacaccccccaccaccaccaacagcacccatgggtgctcacCTTCCTGAAGACGGCAGGGTCGGGCAGTGGCGGGCCGAAGAAGGGCACGTCGTCACGGGCAGTGACGGAGACCTGCGGTGGGTGGGCGGGTGTGACGGGGCACCCCactgcccccagcaccccatagggatggggaaactgaggcatgggcTGGTACCTTGTAGAGGGTCCCCTGGGAGGcaccctgctccagctgcaccaCCACGAAGGCGTGGAGGAAGTTGGAGGCGATCATGTCGGGGACGAAGGGGGTGTTCTCATCCTGGAAGACGATGGCCACGATGTCATTGCCGATGTGACGCTTCCGCTGCAgctgtggggatggggggggacacggggaacAGGGGGCGGTCACACCAGGGGGGGCAAAAGGAATGGCAGACCCTGTGGCCCATAGGGGCCCCTGGAGCTTTTGCATCCCATAGACGACCTCCAGCACCCATGGGGTGTGCTGCTAGCCCTTGTGTCCCACAGATGCCCCCCAGcacacccatgggtgccccagGAGCCCCTGCACCCCATGGACACCCCCAAAGCACCCATAGGTACCCCACCAGCCCTTCCACCCCATGAGGGTGCCCCAGGACCCCCtacacctcccccccccaagcacCCACGTGTTCCCCGTTCCCAACCCTTGCCTCCCGCCTTCCTCCatcccctctcccagcacccctgggtgccccacCTGCTGGGCATCCCCCTCGGTGTAGGGCAGCTTGGTGGAGACGTGGAACATGATCTCCTTGTCACGGAAGTGGCAGTAGACCGACTCGCTGCCTGTCTGCCCGTGGGTCACATCCAGCCCCCCCCGAAACCTGGGTGGTGGGGGGACAGGCAGCCTGAACCTGGGATCcgtgggtgccccccacccagcaccccatcACGCACCCCTTGAAGTCCCGCAGCTGCACCCGTTGACCCAGGATGTCGAGGAATTCGGTGAACGCCGGGCTCTCCTCCGTGGTGCCAAAAAGCTCCTCCTCAGAGGTCTGCGGTGGGGTGGGGATGGGTGCCAGCACCCacccgggacccccccaccctaacccccacccaccccaccccataCCTGCCCCAGTTTTTGGTAGATGACCCCAAATTTGAAGTGGTTGCTGAGCACGTGCTCGTCGAAGGCGAGGATGAGGCGGGATGCCTGCGGGGTCAGGAGGGGGTGGAGGttgggtggggggcaccccgGGGTGCCCCCCACCTGTGGGTGCTCCCTGCACCCCGTTCACCTTGGGGTAGAGCACAGGGTAGAAGCGATCCACGTTGACATCCTCGCACACCAGCTGCGGGAAGGACGGGTGATGCAATGGGTcgcccagggaggggagcacccatgggtgctgccgGGGGTGTTGCACCCACCTTGGCCATCTGCACCACGTTGGGGAACTCGGCCAGGCAGGAGATGGGCACCACGTCGTGCAGGGTGCGGGCACGGGTGCTGCGGGGTGAGGTGGGGGGTCAGGATAGCCCCCTACCCCCagccagcacccatgggtgccccctGGCACCCTGCTCACCGCAGCAGCAGGTGGAGGTGCTCTTGCTCGTCGTACTTGAGGGAGAAGACGAGGTGGCCCAGCGCCGGGTCCAGGGAGTAGTAGTTGAAGTGCTCC contains these protein-coding regions:
- the RAP1GAP gene encoding rap1 GTPase-activating protein 1, with product MAQQRHGIPPPLKTEEDYIPYPSVHEVLGREGPFPLILLPQFGGYWIEGTNHQLSGAPESPPTPAPSTRARLEGNHTAKIYRKHFLGKEHFNYYSLDPALGHLVFSLKYDEQEHLHLLLRTRARTLHDVVPISCLAEFPNVVQMAKLVCEDVNVDRFYPVLYPKASRLILAFDEHVLSNHFKFGVIYQKLGQTSEEELFGTTEESPAFTEFLDILGQRVQLRDFKGFRGGLDVTHGQTGSESVYCHFRDKEIMFHVSTKLPYTEGDAQQLQRKRHIGNDIVAIVFQDENTPFVPDMIASNFLHAFVVVQLEQGASQGTLYKVSVTARDDVPFFGPPLPDPAVFRKGPEFQEFLLTKLINAEYACYKAEKFAKLEERTRAALLETLHEELQARSQAMLGLGPDDERPDNGAAAPGFFESFKSLLVPGSRRGRRGSAIGLGSVEEALLVPGKSPSRRRPGPLASRRSSAIGIESIQEAPAGRDGPAAAPAAPEGACSAHSSPESRRHPDRAEKPEPPDFSRSSSSASSFGSATEEPSEPGRESRSPSGTHRDAFTDTPWPDDPPGIPPGHRPPDPPCPEIKIQLERPPQNPLWQPTRRRERHLAGSPGGHRLRAKSPAKKKWSFPPPPEPPKTTKHPGTG